A genomic segment from Kyrpidia tusciae DSM 2912 encodes:
- a CDS encoding thioesterase family protein has product MADIGLSDSVFIVKENTVYPTELARGPWDPNAQHGGAPAGLFAQLIERAAEPQRVVRLTVELLRPVPLCPLTYHVTGAAGRSVGRWTASLSAGDREVARAYALTGRIDPEGVILSRADEGEPNDQLPFPENGPAFRIPGMPEQRSFYCTAMEARLVTGSVTEPGPAAVWFRLRHPLTNGEPLTPMGRAAASADFGNGISWVLPFDQYVYTNADLTVSLFRMPMGEWIGVDARTRIDLPGIGVTSTKLYDRQGLVGFAHQTLVVCRR; this is encoded by the coding sequence TTGGCTGACATTGGCTTATCTGATAGCGTTTTTATCGTGAAAGAGAACACCGTCTACCCGACTGAACTGGCGCGGGGGCCCTGGGATCCCAATGCCCAACATGGCGGTGCTCCGGCAGGTCTGTTTGCCCAGCTCATCGAAAGGGCGGCAGAACCCCAGCGGGTGGTTCGCCTCACGGTGGAACTCCTGCGTCCAGTACCGCTGTGTCCTCTAACCTACCACGTGACGGGGGCGGCGGGACGCAGCGTTGGCCGCTGGACGGCCTCCTTGTCTGCCGGCGACCGGGAGGTGGCCCGGGCTTACGCCCTGACGGGCAGGATCGACCCGGAAGGGGTGATCCTGTCCCGGGCGGATGAGGGTGAACCGAATGACCAGCTTCCGTTCCCTGAAAACGGGCCGGCCTTTCGGATACCGGGGATGCCCGAACAGCGCTCATTCTACTGTACGGCGATGGAGGCGCGGCTGGTGACGGGCAGCGTGACGGAGCCGGGTCCGGCGGCGGTGTGGTTCCGGCTGCGCCATCCGTTGACCAATGGAGAGCCTCTGACCCCCATGGGGCGTGCGGCGGCTTCGGCAGATTTTGGAAACGGCATCAGCTGGGTGTTGCCCTTTGACCAGTACGTGTACACCAATGCCGACCTCACCGTTTCCCTTTTTCGCATGCCCATGGGAGAATGGATCGGCGTCGATGCTAGAACCAGGATTGATCTACCGGGAATCGGTGTAACATCCACAAAATTGTACGATCGCCAGGGCCTGGTGGGTTTCGCCCATCAGACCCTCGTGGTTTGCCGGCGCTAA
- a CDS encoding LacI family DNA-binding transcriptional regulator, translating to MAERAGVSTTTVSRGLNRSALVNKRLRRF from the coding sequence GTGGCGGAACGGGCAGGGGTTTCCACCACCACGGTATCCAGGGGCCTCAATCGCTCGGCCTTGGTCAACAAACGGCTGCGCCGGTTTTAA
- a CDS encoding NADPH-dependent assimilatory sulfite reductase hemoprotein subunit: protein MSDSHSPTKNETIKARSDYLRGTIASELAENTASFSDENREILKFHGIYQQDDRDLRPQLKKQGQEPHHQMMIRARIPGGIVTPEAYLVFDELSDRYGQGSLRITTRQTFQWHGVLKGNLKKTIRSINEQLVTTLGGCGDQVRNIILCPAPLNTPFRRELENVLKSLADALSAKTPAYHEIWLDGQRVDVGADEAGAEIYGTSQPVSAGAEVADPVEPLYGQTYLPRKFKVALAIEGDNCVDVYTNDLGLVAHGTKEHLEGFTVLVGGGMGRTASRPDTYPRLATPLGFVTPDQIIPLARAVVSVQRDYGNRSDRKQARLKYLLDNRGLEWFRHEVEQRLGWELLPARPLHWKNTNDHLGWHDQGDGRGWLGIFIPSGRIRDTGSFRMKTALREIVSRYRPGIRLTPEQNLLLTGLDPGVRTEISKVLHQFGVPLAEELPPVQRLAMSCVALPTCGLAVAESERALPGLLEKLQQTLAEVGLADEPLSVRMTGCPNGCARPYVGDIGLVGRSPGRYDIWVGGDSVGTRLASLYETLVPYEELVNVLRPLLVAFQRHRRPGERFGDFCTRVGLQHLREIAKTSETSPAQKGL, encoded by the coding sequence ATGAGCGACTCCCATTCCCCCACCAAGAATGAAACGATAAAAGCCCGCAGCGATTATCTTCGGGGCACCATCGCTTCAGAGTTGGCCGAAAACACTGCCTCCTTCTCGGATGAGAACCGAGAGATTCTAAAATTCCACGGTATTTATCAACAAGACGACCGGGATCTGCGCCCGCAATTGAAAAAGCAAGGCCAAGAACCACACCACCAGATGATGATCCGGGCCCGGATCCCGGGGGGCATCGTCACCCCGGAGGCCTATCTGGTGTTCGACGAACTCAGTGACCGTTATGGACAAGGAAGCCTGCGAATCACCACCCGCCAAACGTTCCAGTGGCACGGAGTTCTGAAGGGCAATCTCAAAAAAACCATTCGGTCGATCAACGAACAGTTGGTCACGACTCTGGGAGGATGTGGCGATCAGGTTCGGAACATCATTCTGTGCCCGGCGCCCCTTAACACCCCTTTTCGGCGGGAGTTGGAAAATGTCCTCAAAAGTTTGGCGGACGCCCTGTCGGCGAAGACGCCCGCCTACCACGAAATCTGGCTGGACGGCCAGCGGGTGGACGTCGGTGCCGACGAGGCAGGTGCGGAAATATACGGCACCTCCCAGCCGGTGAGCGCGGGTGCTGAGGTGGCCGATCCCGTTGAGCCTCTCTACGGTCAAACGTATCTTCCGCGCAAGTTCAAAGTGGCTTTGGCCATTGAAGGGGACAATTGTGTGGATGTGTACACCAACGACCTCGGCTTGGTCGCCCACGGCACCAAAGAGCACCTGGAGGGTTTCACCGTGTTGGTGGGTGGCGGAATGGGGCGAACCGCTTCCCGGCCCGATACTTACCCGCGGTTAGCCACCCCTCTGGGGTTTGTAACCCCCGACCAAATCATCCCCCTGGCCCGGGCGGTGGTCTCGGTCCAGCGAGATTATGGAAACCGCTCTGATCGCAAACAGGCTCGCCTAAAATACCTCCTGGACAACCGGGGGTTAGAATGGTTTCGGCACGAGGTCGAGCAACGCTTGGGATGGGAGTTGCTCCCAGCACGTCCCTTGCACTGGAAAAATACAAATGATCACCTGGGCTGGCATGATCAGGGGGATGGAAGAGGATGGTTGGGGATTTTCATCCCCAGCGGCCGCATTCGAGATACGGGATCGTTTCGGATGAAGACGGCACTGAGGGAAATCGTCAGTCGTTACCGACCGGGGATTCGCCTTACTCCCGAGCAAAACCTTCTTCTCACTGGCCTTGATCCCGGAGTGAGAACAGAAATTTCGAAGGTGCTTCACCAATTCGGTGTTCCTTTGGCGGAAGAGTTGCCTCCGGTCCAGCGCCTCGCCATGTCCTGTGTCGCCCTACCCACCTGCGGACTGGCGGTGGCGGAATCAGAACGAGCGCTTCCAGGGCTTCTCGAAAAGTTGCAACAAACCCTGGCCGAAGTCGGCCTGGCTGACGAACCCCTCAGCGTCCGCATGACCGGCTGCCCGAACGGCTGTGCCAGGCCCTACGTGGGGGACATTGGACTGGTGGGTCGGAGCCCCGGGCGATACGACATCTGGGTGGGCGGAGATTCGGTGGGAACCCGGCTTGCCTCTCTCTACGAGACCTTAGTTCCTTACGAGGAACTGGTGAATGTCTTGCGGCCGCTGCTCGTGGCGTTTCAACGCCATCGCCGTCCCGGGGAACGTTTCGGAGACTTCTGCACCCGGGTGGGGCTCCAACACCTTCGGGAAATCGCGAAGACCAGCGAAACATCGCCAGCCCAAAAGGGTCTATGA
- a CDS encoding bifunctional acetate--CoA ligase family protein/GNAT family N-acetyltransferase: protein MAKDDGMRAGSRAEYVEPLIPQDAPGAGRVILRDGRTALLRSVDGMDDRLRAFVRRETGDVRLQRLFGVEDGADGSGARTLLGVFQGDRDEHGLIAVGGWFQSDLSKPSAEVGFLVRKDKRGLGLGTILLEQLALMALRRGLDFFTATVDPDNCEMLQVFQDSGFEIKTEEKGAPLRLGFAIRPNRRSVEGAERRERIATVASLRPFFQPKSVAVIGASRNPDAIGRRIFEYLLMNRFEGPVYPVNPSARVVGSVPAYPSVSALPEKVDLAVIAVPRDAVIPTVEECGRAGVRAVVVITAGFAETGAEGRAMQAQLIETARGYGMRVVGPNCLGLLNAYPKIRLNASFSPIFPPYGPVSMSSQSGALGIAILQYAAEMGLGMSNFVSVGNKADVSGNDLLEYWEEDPNTGLILLYLESFGNPRRFSRIARRVGRKKPVLVVKSGRTEVGHRAAGSHTAALAANETMVDALFEQAGVIRADTLEEMFDIAALLAYQPLPAGKRIAVVTNAGGPGILAADVLAGMGLSLPETSPELQKRLGEVLPATASRRNPIDMIASATADQYRRVLEEILASPEYDAVIVIFLPVGLTATEEVAQNITDALGTMRDRGILKPVATVLMGQSVPAALRVGDMLIPNYRFPEGAARALARAYRYAVWRATPEGIIPDFDDLDVDRARALIKEQLAAGASWLDPGTIADLFTCFGLPWAGGRVAATPEEAAALAREIGFPVVVKMVSRTLLHKSEWGGVVLGLTDGEAVRAACQGIRERLAQAGRENELDGFLVQPMIQGGVELMVGVTTDPQFGPLIAFGLGGIYVEVLRDVVFRVTPLTDRGAREMVRGIRGYRLLEGYRGHAAADIPAVEDLLLRLSRMVEELPEVVELDLNPVMALEPGRGCRIVDARVRVARASR from the coding sequence ATGGCGAAGGACGATGGCATGCGGGCGGGGTCAAGGGCTGAATATGTGGAACCGCTTATACCCCAGGATGCTCCGGGGGCAGGCCGGGTGATCCTCCGGGATGGCCGGACGGCCCTACTCCGGTCGGTGGACGGGATGGATGACAGATTACGGGCGTTCGTGCGCCGGGAGACGGGCGATGTCCGATTGCAGCGGCTGTTCGGCGTCGAAGATGGGGCCGACGGGTCCGGGGCACGGACCCTTCTCGGGGTCTTTCAGGGGGACAGGGATGAGCACGGTCTCATCGCTGTGGGGGGGTGGTTTCAGTCCGACCTCTCGAAGCCGTCGGCAGAGGTGGGGTTTTTGGTCCGGAAAGACAAGCGGGGACTGGGTCTTGGCACGATCTTGCTGGAACAGCTGGCGCTGATGGCGCTTCGGCGGGGCCTGGACTTTTTCACTGCGACGGTGGACCCGGACAATTGCGAGATGCTGCAGGTGTTTCAAGACAGTGGGTTTGAAATCAAGACGGAGGAAAAAGGTGCTCCATTGCGCCTGGGTTTTGCCATTCGCCCGAACCGCCGCAGTGTGGAAGGGGCAGAGAGGCGGGAGCGAATCGCCACCGTCGCCTCCCTTCGGCCCTTTTTTCAACCCAAGAGCGTCGCGGTGATCGGTGCTTCGAGGAATCCGGACGCCATCGGGAGGCGGATCTTTGAGTATCTGTTGATGAATCGTTTTGAAGGCCCGGTTTATCCCGTCAATCCCTCCGCCAGGGTCGTCGGCTCAGTGCCGGCCTACCCATCGGTGTCGGCACTTCCGGAGAAGGTGGATCTGGCGGTGATTGCGGTCCCCCGAGATGCGGTGATCCCCACTGTTGAAGAGTGCGGGCGGGCGGGGGTTCGGGCGGTGGTGGTCATCACAGCGGGATTCGCCGAAACGGGAGCCGAGGGTCGGGCCATGCAGGCTCAGTTGATCGAAACGGCCCGGGGTTATGGGATGCGGGTCGTGGGGCCGAATTGCCTCGGGCTCTTGAACGCATATCCGAAGATTCGCTTGAACGCCAGTTTCTCGCCGATTTTCCCACCCTATGGTCCGGTGTCCATGTCTTCTCAAAGCGGAGCTTTGGGGATCGCCATTTTGCAATATGCGGCGGAGATGGGACTCGGCATGTCGAATTTTGTCAGTGTGGGGAACAAAGCGGACGTTTCAGGGAATGATCTTCTGGAGTATTGGGAAGAGGATCCGAACACCGGGTTGATCCTTCTGTACCTGGAGTCCTTTGGCAACCCCCGCCGGTTCTCCCGGATCGCCCGGCGGGTGGGACGGAAAAAGCCAGTGCTCGTGGTGAAAAGCGGGCGGACGGAAGTGGGGCACCGGGCGGCGGGGTCACACACGGCGGCTTTGGCGGCGAACGAGACGATGGTGGACGCCCTATTCGAACAAGCCGGGGTGATCCGAGCGGACACTTTGGAAGAGATGTTCGACATCGCGGCATTGCTGGCATACCAGCCGCTGCCTGCCGGGAAACGGATCGCGGTGGTCACGAACGCCGGAGGGCCGGGAATTTTGGCGGCCGACGTTCTGGCGGGCATGGGGTTAAGCCTGCCCGAAACCTCTCCGGAGTTGCAGAAGAGGTTGGGCGAGGTGCTGCCAGCCACGGCGAGCCGCAGGAATCCCATCGACATGATTGCCTCGGCCACGGCGGACCAGTATCGACGAGTCCTCGAAGAAATCCTGGCCAGTCCCGAATACGATGCGGTCATTGTGATTTTCCTTCCGGTGGGACTGACCGCAACGGAAGAGGTCGCCCAGAACATCACCGATGCCCTGGGAACGATGCGTGACCGAGGGATTTTAAAACCTGTGGCCACGGTGCTGATGGGCCAGAGCGTGCCCGCCGCCCTCCGGGTCGGGGACATGTTGATCCCGAATTATCGCTTCCCCGAGGGTGCCGCCCGGGCTCTGGCCCGGGCCTACCGATACGCGGTGTGGCGCGCTACCCCGGAGGGAATCATTCCTGATTTTGATGATCTCGATGTTGACCGGGCCCGGGCGTTGATCAAAGAACAACTGGCTGCTGGTGCCAGTTGGCTGGACCCCGGGACAATCGCCGATCTTTTCACCTGTTTCGGCCTGCCCTGGGCCGGGGGCCGGGTGGCGGCAACGCCGGAAGAGGCGGCGGCGCTGGCTCGGGAGATCGGCTTTCCAGTCGTGGTGAAAATGGTCTCCCGCACGCTCCTCCATAAATCGGAATGGGGCGGGGTGGTGCTTGGACTGACGGACGGGGAGGCCGTCCGTGCCGCTTGCCAGGGTATCCGTGAGCGGCTTGCCCAGGCCGGAAGGGAGAATGAGTTGGACGGGTTCCTGGTGCAGCCGATGATTCAGGGTGGGGTGGAACTGATGGTGGGGGTGACCACCGATCCCCAGTTCGGCCCGCTGATCGCTTTCGGTCTCGGAGGGATTTACGTCGAAGTGCTTCGGGATGTGGTGTTTCGGGTCACGCCCCTGACAGATCGCGGGGCCAGGGAGATGGTCCGGGGCATCCGGGGCTATCGGCTGCTTGAAGGTTACCGGGGTCATGCCGCGGCCGATATTCCGGCGGTGGAGGACCTGCTCCTCCGCCTGTCCCGCATGGTGGAGGAGTTGCCCGAAGTGGTGGAGCTCGACCTCAACCCGGTGATGGCCCTGGAGCCCGGCCGGGGGTGCCGAATTGTGGACGCCCGGGTGCGGGTCGCCCGGGCCAGTCGGTAA
- a CDS encoding acylphosphatase has product MIHQHLVVHGKVQGVGFRAYTARQAANLNIRGWVRNHPEGTVEINAAGSAEAMEAFVRAVKKGPPGSRVDLVEIRSLDVPLTDQTFTIRR; this is encoded by the coding sequence ATGATTCACCAACACCTCGTGGTCCATGGCAAAGTCCAGGGCGTGGGGTTTCGCGCCTACACCGCGAGACAGGCCGCCAACCTCAACATCCGCGGATGGGTGCGAAATCATCCCGAGGGTACCGTGGAAATCAACGCCGCGGGCTCCGCGGAGGCTATGGAAGCCTTTGTCCGCGCCGTCAAAAAAGGCCCACCCGGATCCCGGGTGGACCTCGTGGAAATCAGGTCCCTGGATGTGCCCTTGACCGATCAAACGTTCACCATTCGGCGATGA
- a CDS encoding DUF421 domain-containing protein: MQMLFSHLWAAVGDGWTILFTAIRVTVVYVVLLGVLRWMGRRLLGQMTPFDLVTLLLLSNAVQNAMIGPDNSLVGGLLGALILLAWNRVISRRTKLRRFFEGAPVVLITRGRVVEEHLRREGIDLEELLAALREHGVDRIDAVDAAVLEMDGTISVIPQSSPTIHRLRKVRSSRNR; this comes from the coding sequence ATGCAAATGCTCTTCAGCCACCTATGGGCGGCGGTGGGTGATGGGTGGACGATCCTTTTTACGGCCATCCGGGTCACCGTGGTGTATGTTGTGCTCCTGGGTGTCCTCCGCTGGATGGGGCGACGTCTTCTCGGGCAGATGACCCCCTTTGATCTGGTGACTCTCCTTCTGCTGTCCAACGCTGTACAAAATGCGATGATCGGCCCGGATAATTCGCTGGTCGGCGGCCTCCTCGGGGCATTGATTCTGTTGGCCTGGAACCGGGTGATCAGCCGCCGGACGAAGCTTCGGCGGTTTTTTGAAGGGGCCCCCGTTGTGTTGATCACCCGGGGCCGGGTGGTAGAGGAACATCTTCGCCGGGAAGGGATCGATCTGGAGGAGCTTCTTGCGGCCTTGAGGGAGCACGGGGTGGACCGGATCGACGCTGTGGATGCGGCTGTTTTGGAGATGGACGGCACCATCTCGGTTATCCCGCAAAGTTCGCCGACGATCCACCGGTTGCGCAAGGTGCGTTCCAGTCGCAATCGGTAG
- a CDS encoding inositol monophosphatase family protein, whose amino-acid sequence METRNMALVLQVAERAAEAAGELIRQWSGRPEVVDTKSGPHDLVTEMDRRCESVIRKTIEEAFPGDFILGEETVAQYGGTGAVLEAGHDDLWVVDPIDGTTNFVAGIPFCSVSIAYAHRGILEVGMVYHPYLKETFSAVRSGGAFLNGRPIRVSSASTLSESVLGTGFPSGEHARAVNTKGMVDLVPRCRNIRTLGSAALHLAYVACGRLTGFWETHLNPWDMAAGALLVQEAGGQVTDIEGRPYTLEVRHVVGTNGLIHGELLGRLKGAMAAEI is encoded by the coding sequence ATGGAAACGAGGAATATGGCGTTGGTGCTCCAGGTCGCGGAGCGGGCGGCGGAGGCGGCGGGGGAGTTGATCCGGCAGTGGTCCGGCCGGCCGGAGGTGGTGGATACGAAAAGCGGGCCGCACGATTTGGTGACCGAGATGGATCGGCGGTGCGAAAGTGTCATTCGGAAAACGATCGAGGAAGCTTTCCCGGGTGATTTTATCCTGGGAGAGGAAACGGTGGCCCAATATGGCGGGACAGGGGCTGTTCTTGAGGCCGGTCATGATGACCTATGGGTGGTGGATCCCATCGACGGCACGACCAATTTCGTCGCGGGGATCCCCTTTTGTTCTGTGTCCATAGCCTACGCGCACCGGGGCATCCTGGAGGTGGGGATGGTCTATCACCCGTACCTGAAAGAAACGTTCAGTGCGGTTCGGAGCGGTGGGGCCTTTTTGAACGGCCGACCGATCCGAGTTTCATCCGCCTCGACCCTGTCCGAGAGCGTCCTCGGGACCGGTTTTCCTTCAGGAGAACACGCCCGGGCGGTAAACACCAAAGGGATGGTGGATCTGGTCCCTCGGTGTCGAAACATCCGGACGCTGGGGTCCGCCGCTTTGCACTTGGCTTACGTGGCCTGTGGCCGGTTGACGGGGTTTTGGGAAACTCATCTAAATCCCTGGGACATGGCAGCAGGGGCCCTGCTTGTCCAGGAAGCAGGTGGCCAAGTCACAGATATCGAAGGGCGTCCGTATACATTAGAGGTCAGGCACGTGGTGGGCACAAACGGCCTCATTCACGGCGAACTTCTCGGCCGGTTAAAAGGGGCCATGGCGGCGGAAATTTAG
- a CDS encoding patatin-like phospholipase family protein, translated as MAIGLALGGGAVRGLAHIGVLKVLKRRGIPVDFIAGTSIGGAVGGLVAAGIDIEEIEDFILSRRWYRLVDVGVGKGGILSGNRLRGALVELMKQKGLDNMRIEQLPIPFRAVSVDLVTGKPFVWERGRLILAIRATTSIPGIFAPVAYKGMVLVDGGVLNNLPADLVRQAGVDRVIAVDVEREHETREPRNMLEVLYRSYTIMSVALRRSNLRYADLVLRPEVGRILALDVTKMKECVDAGEQEAERHIEEIRGWVSQPLCPSRPSPV; from the coding sequence ATGGCGATCGGATTGGCGCTAGGGGGCGGGGCGGTTCGAGGGCTTGCCCATATCGGCGTGCTCAAGGTCCTGAAACGTCGCGGGATCCCGGTGGATTTTATCGCCGGCACCAGCATCGGGGGAGCGGTGGGCGGCCTTGTGGCGGCGGGAATCGATATCGAAGAAATCGAGGATTTTATCCTGTCCCGGCGGTGGTACCGGCTGGTGGACGTCGGGGTGGGAAAAGGCGGGATTTTGTCGGGAAATCGGCTTCGGGGCGCCCTGGTGGAACTCATGAAGCAAAAAGGGCTCGATAACATGCGCATCGAGCAGTTGCCCATTCCCTTCCGGGCTGTGTCGGTGGATTTGGTTACCGGTAAACCCTTTGTATGGGAGCGGGGGAGGCTGATTCTCGCCATCCGGGCCACCACATCGATCCCGGGGATTTTCGCACCGGTGGCGTATAAGGGCATGGTCCTGGTGGACGGAGGAGTTTTGAACAACCTGCCGGCGGATTTGGTGCGCCAGGCGGGGGTGGACCGGGTGATCGCCGTGGATGTGGAGCGGGAGCACGAGACCCGGGAGCCGCGGAACATGCTGGAGGTGCTGTACCGCTCGTACACGATCATGTCCGTGGCTTTGCGCCGGTCGAATCTCCGCTACGCCGACTTGGTGCTTCGTCCGGAGGTGGGGCGGATCCTGGCTCTGGACGTCACGAAAATGAAAGAATGCGTGGATGCGGGGGAGCAGGAGGCGGAACGCCACATTGAGGAGATCCGGGGTTGGGTTTCTCAACCCCTTTGTCCCAGTCGGCCGAGCCCGGTATAA
- the mltG gene encoding endolytic transglycosylase MltG, producing the protein MRPLIRPAVKKALAAAVAGLIIAAGVGGWAWFRPTAAGAPVVVVIRPGSSVSDIADELQRAGLVRHASAFQVYVWGRRLAPQLKAGRYQFVPGTSIPTLAWAIAEGKVSPDTVRVTIPEGFTVEKIADLLQAQGVCSKAEFLREVDHGQFNGAILASIPKGAPMQHRLEGYLFPDTYFWEKHSPAHQVIQDMIDNLAAHIPQDWIRTAEARGESWHAVMTVASMVEREAKVPAERPQIAGVIYNRLRSRPPMPLQVDATVEYAVGYKPVLTYQDLEVDSPFNTYIHIGLPPGPIANPGLDSIRAAVFPATNDYYYYVAKGDGSGAHYFARTYAEHLQNEEKAQGSSP; encoded by the coding sequence GTGAGACCGTTGATCCGACCCGCCGTAAAAAAGGCGCTGGCGGCCGCCGTTGCGGGGTTGATCATCGCTGCCGGTGTTGGCGGTTGGGCCTGGTTTCGGCCCACGGCCGCGGGAGCCCCGGTGGTGGTGGTCATTCGTCCGGGGTCGTCAGTGAGCGATATCGCCGATGAGTTGCAGCGGGCCGGACTGGTACGTCATGCGTCGGCATTCCAGGTTTACGTATGGGGCAGGCGATTGGCCCCGCAGTTGAAAGCTGGGCGGTATCAGTTTGTCCCCGGGACAAGCATTCCGACCTTGGCTTGGGCCATTGCTGAAGGCAAAGTGAGCCCGGATACGGTAAGGGTCACGATACCTGAGGGATTCACGGTTGAGAAAATCGCCGACCTCCTGCAAGCTCAAGGAGTGTGTTCGAAAGCGGAATTTCTACGCGAAGTGGACCACGGTCAGTTCAACGGGGCGATTCTCGCCTCCATTCCCAAAGGGGCACCGATGCAACATCGGCTGGAAGGGTATTTGTTTCCTGATACCTATTTTTGGGAAAAACACAGCCCGGCCCATCAGGTGATTCAAGATATGATTGACAACCTGGCCGCTCACATTCCCCAGGACTGGATTCGGACGGCAGAGGCCAGGGGGGAGAGCTGGCACGCGGTGATGACGGTGGCCTCGATGGTGGAGCGGGAAGCGAAAGTCCCGGCGGAGCGCCCGCAGATAGCCGGAGTGATTTATAATCGTTTGCGCAGCCGGCCGCCGATGCCTTTACAGGTGGATGCGACGGTGGAGTATGCGGTGGGTTATAAACCGGTGTTGACCTATCAAGATCTCGAGGTGGACAGCCCGTTCAATACCTATATCCACATCGGATTGCCTCCAGGTCCTATCGCGAATCCGGGATTAGATTCGATCCGGGCCGCCGTTTTTCCGGCGACAAACGATTACTATTACTATGTTGCAAAAGGGGATGGATCCGGAGCGCATTATTTTGCGCGGACCTATGCGGAACATCTTCAGAATGAGGAGAAGGCCCAGGGATCTTCGCCATAG
- the udk gene encoding uridine kinase has product MRSPGPGPKRRRPVLIGIAGGTGSGKSTVARAIARHIHRRNLAIVEQDAYYRDQSHLPLEERKRVNYDHPDAFDSDLLFDHVCKLLRRQPIEKPVYSFEQHVRLPETVHVEARDVIVLEGILVLDDKRLRDLMDIKIYVDTDPDVRVIRRILRDIRYRGRTIEAVIHQYLTVVRPMHLEFVEPTKRYADLIIPEGGRNEVAVDILVAKIRSMIGRIDSRC; this is encoded by the coding sequence ATGCGGTCACCGGGCCCTGGGCCCAAGCGGAGGCGGCCGGTGCTGATCGGGATCGCCGGGGGGACCGGATCGGGGAAGTCGACCGTGGCCCGGGCCATCGCCCGGCATATTCACAGGAGAAACTTGGCCATCGTTGAACAAGACGCGTACTATCGCGATCAAAGCCATTTGCCATTAGAAGAGCGTAAGCGGGTAAACTACGACCATCCGGATGCCTTCGACAGTGACCTGCTGTTCGACCACGTCTGCAAACTTTTGCGGAGGCAGCCCATCGAGAAACCCGTGTACTCCTTTGAGCAGCACGTTCGCCTTCCGGAGACGGTTCATGTGGAGGCCCGGGACGTCATTGTGTTGGAGGGGATCCTCGTACTGGACGATAAACGGCTAAGGGATTTGATGGACATTAAGATCTATGTGGACACCGATCCCGACGTCCGGGTGATCCGGCGCATTTTGCGGGATATTCGCTACCGGGGCCGAACCATTGAGGCGGTCATCCATCAATATCTCACGGTGGTGCGCCCGATGCACCTGGAGTTTGTCGAGCCGACGAAGCGGTACGCCGACCTGATTATCCCCGAAGGCGGCCGGAATGAGGTGGCGGTGGACATTCTGGTGGCCAAGATTCGCTCCATGATCGGCCGGATCGATTCCCGCTGTTAG